A portion of the Pseudobacteroides sp. genome contains these proteins:
- a CDS encoding discoidin domain-containing protein produces MKRISIVLMVTFLMTIIFNSFPSTYAADEQYPGFRVKGRFLYDKNGEKTILYGVNKMIIWTDIDGVPSYEEIAKTGANSVRIVWGITGSAEKLDKAIYNCRLNNMIPVIECHDATGEWSKLQTVVDYWVRPDVVEVIKKHQEYLIVNIANECGQTVSDADFKAGYSLAVSRMRNAGIHVPLMIDAPSYGQGIDSLQANGPYLIENDPDHNLLFSVHMWWPYAWGYTDQRVKDEIKQSVDMNLPLVVGEFGHKWDDTAQGAIPYKTIIEQCHLNEVGYMPWEWGPGNNPQTFLDMTTDSTFATLQGWGLEVCITNPHSIKNIAVKPASIQKGIPPPPTPTPYPAGNLALNKPIEASSIESNDTAAKFAVDGNGDTRWASVSGKYNAEYINVDLGSIQDVNRAVIYWEDAHATQYKILTSTDGTSWTIAYQQYNGKGGADEIKLDKTYKARYIKLECSQKFNSEWGFSLWEMLVYGPSVASPTPTPTPTSQADMTISGYIRPDFDTSTSPSAVKAGYKVEFGPVSAFTDQTGAFTLANIPQTLVAVPLKVSKDGYLAREIKGVSAGDKVGSIASPLEIWAGDISVNGVQDGSINMTDVIALAKGFNAVSTDTQYIDSCDLNKDGSINMSDVIILARHFNKTTSDYPSYAK; encoded by the coding sequence ATGAAAAGGATTTCTATTGTCCTTATGGTTACATTTTTAATGACAATTATTTTTAACAGCTTTCCAAGTACATATGCTGCAGATGAACAATACCCCGGTTTTAGGGTTAAAGGGCGTTTTTTGTATGACAAGAACGGAGAAAAAACAATTCTTTACGGTGTTAACAAGATGATTATTTGGACTGATATTGATGGTGTACCATCCTATGAGGAAATTGCAAAAACAGGTGCTAACAGCGTTCGAATTGTTTGGGGTATAACCGGTTCAGCTGAAAAACTGGATAAAGCAATTTACAATTGCCGCCTGAATAATATGATTCCTGTCATCGAATGCCATGATGCAACAGGGGAATGGTCCAAGCTTCAGACAGTTGTTGACTATTGGGTAAGACCTGATGTTGTTGAAGTAATTAAGAAGCATCAGGAGTATTTGATAGTAAACATTGCAAATGAGTGCGGACAAACTGTTTCAGATGCTGATTTCAAGGCAGGTTACTCACTTGCGGTAAGCAGGATGAGAAATGCAGGAATACATGTTCCGCTCATGATTGATGCTCCAAGCTACGGACAGGGAATAGATTCACTTCAGGCAAACGGTCCATATCTTATCGAGAATGATCCGGACCACAATCTTTTATTTTCAGTACATATGTGGTGGCCATACGCATGGGGCTACACAGACCAAAGGGTTAAAGACGAAATAAAGCAGTCTGTTGATATGAACCTTCCTCTTGTTGTGGGAGAGTTCGGACACAAATGGGATGATACCGCACAGGGAGCTATTCCATACAAAACAATTATTGAACAGTGCCATTTAAATGAGGTAGGGTATATGCCCTGGGAATGGGGACCTGGCAATAATCCCCAGACTTTTCTTGACATGACAACCGACAGCACTTTTGCAACACTGCAGGGATGGGGGCTTGAGGTTTGTATAACAAATCCTCACAGTATAAAAAATATTGCTGTAAAGCCTGCTTCAATACAAAAAGGCATTCCGCCTCCTCCGACACCTACGCCTTATCCGGCAGGTAACCTGGCTTTAAATAAGCCTATTGAAGCCTCTTCTATAGAGTCAAACGATACTGCAGCTAAATTTGCCGTTGACGGTAACGGAGATACAAGATGGGCCTCAGTTTCCGGTAAATATAATGCTGAGTACATAAATGTGGACTTAGGATCGATCCAGGATGTAAATAGGGCTGTAATATACTGGGAAGATGCACATGCTACACAATATAAAATCCTTACTTCAACTGACGGTACAAGCTGGACAATCGCTTACCAGCAGTATAACGGTAAGGGCGGTGCTGACGAAATCAAGCTTGATAAGACATATAAAGCCCGTTATATAAAACTTGAATGCAGCCAGAAGTTTAATTCCGAGTGGGGATTCTCCCTTTGGGAAATGCTTGTGTACGGACCCTCAGTTGCTTCACCTACACCAACTCCAACACCTACAAGTCAAGCAGACATGACTATATCAGGATACATAAGACCTGACTTTGACACATCAACAAGTCCTTCAGCGGTTAAAGCAGGATATAAAGTAGAGTTTGGTCCGGTTTCAGCTTTTACAGACCAAACCGGAGCATTTACATTGGCCAATATTCCGCAAACCCTTGTAGCAGTGCCATTAAAAGTATCAAAGGATGGTTATCTTGCAAGAGAAATAAAAGGTGTAAGTGCCGGTGACAAGGTTGGTAGTATTGCATCTCCATTGGAAATTTGGGCTGGAGATATTTCTGTTAACGGAGTCCAGGATGGGTCAATAAATATGACTGATGTTATAGCTTTGGCAAAAGGCTTTAATGCAGTTTCAACAGATACACAATACATCGATTCCTGTGATCTTAACAAGGACGGGTCCATAAACATGTCAGATGTAATAATACTTGCAAGACATTTTAATAAGACCACAAGCGATTATCCATCATATGCTAAATAA
- a CDS encoding cellulase family glycosylhydrolase, with translation MRHWGILRKLTALLSLIILLTASQSLPVFASTDKTASETVRDMGIGWNLGNTLEACGDWINGKRVQDYETAWGAVITTQAIIDGVKAAGFNSVRIPVAWSNLIGTDYTINQDLLKRVKEVVDYCSNAGMYAIVNIHWDNGWFANFATNYDESMKKYTAIWTQISSYFKDYPSNLILESLNEEGCWDSIWNRWSGTTGDAKTRAYNTLNNINQKFVDIVRASGGNNTSRCLLIAGYATDIDLTCDPSFIMPKDTVSNKLIISVHYYTPSTFTILTEDASWGKCATTWGTDAEINQVKTDFQKMKSKFANNGVPVIIGEYGTVTQNKDPESVRRYLSTVCKTAYDLGFCPLLWDASEHYSRTERKIKDTELAAFYLQYKNTAPINTPVPTSTNPEDINGDKVINMADIVLIASHFNTTVSESNYDRKCDINNDGSVNMSDVVRVALKFNMILQN, from the coding sequence ATGAGACATTGGGGTATTTTAAGGAAATTAACGGCTTTATTATCACTGATAATACTTTTGACAGCATCACAATCTTTACCTGTATTTGCATCGACAGATAAAACGGCTTCCGAAACGGTTCGTGATATGGGAATTGGATGGAACTTGGGAAATACACTGGAGGCCTGCGGCGATTGGATAAATGGGAAAAGGGTACAAGACTATGAAACTGCATGGGGTGCAGTAATTACGACTCAGGCTATAATTGACGGCGTTAAAGCTGCTGGCTTTAATTCTGTTCGTATCCCGGTAGCATGGTCAAATCTAATAGGAACTGATTATACAATCAATCAGGATCTTTTGAAGCGTGTTAAAGAGGTAGTCGACTACTGCTCAAATGCCGGTATGTACGCTATCGTAAATATTCATTGGGACAACGGTTGGTTTGCAAATTTTGCAACCAATTATGATGAGTCCATGAAAAAATACACTGCAATTTGGACTCAAATAAGCAGCTATTTCAAGGATTATCCCAGTAATCTGATTCTGGAATCACTAAATGAGGAAGGATGTTGGGACAGCATTTGGAACAGATGGAGCGGTACAACAGGAGATGCAAAAACCCGGGCATATAATACACTTAATAATATTAATCAGAAATTCGTTGACATTGTCAGAGCATCAGGAGGGAATAATACATCACGCTGCCTTTTGATTGCAGGATATGCAACCGATATTGACCTTACATGTGATCCAAGCTTTATAATGCCTAAAGATACCGTCAGTAATAAATTGATAATTTCGGTACACTATTACACACCATCTACTTTTACAATTCTTACTGAGGACGCTTCATGGGGCAAATGTGCAACCACATGGGGAACAGATGCGGAAATCAATCAGGTTAAAACCGATTTTCAAAAAATGAAAAGTAAGTTTGCAAATAATGGGGTACCTGTTATCATTGGAGAATATGGTACTGTCACACAAAACAAAGATCCTGAAAGTGTAAGACGTTATCTCTCAACGGTTTGTAAAACTGCCTATGATCTGGGGTTTTGTCCTCTTCTTTGGGATGCAAGTGAGCATTATTCCAGAACCGAACGTAAAATTAAGGATACTGAGCTCGCAGCATTTTATTTACAATACAAAAATACTGCTCCTATAAACACACCTGTACCAACTTCTACCAATCCGGAGGATATCAATGGAGACAAAGTCATCAACATGGCCGACATTGTATTGATAGCATCTCACTTTAATACCACGGTTTCAGAAAGTAATTATGATAGAAAATGTGATATAAACAATGATGGTTCTGTAAACATGAGCGATGTTGTAAGGGTGGCCTTGAAATTTAATATGATTTTGCAGAACTGA
- a CDS encoding histidine kinase N-terminal 7TM domain-containing protein: MGFDSVLYLLTSIIALSVLLFYLVYGKSCPLLKSFIFLLLTVLIWSFGLFLEEIIADRKTDWYILKFYYSGICFIGYAWLIFVLYYINNKYVSKASVKILLSLIPLTSYFMLLSNEIHGLFYRVDGTNYRFSVFFWIIYLYSLICVILGNTLLIKHSVKYKGIKKLHFIILILSALIPLLFNIVFMMLKLKTEITPFSFIIALVILTFASLKYRFLDIESLALKNYISQLPDAFLLLNHNFEIESYNNSFKGIIDTDKLNGHEDFKNILDTIDKNSYSTEEQKKILSYLKNREFKRMTGEVIFKKNEVTTYEINIMPLTNKRGSFIGLIISFHNVQKYKDLLNDINDRNIELNAINDQLTEYAQKVEELSILKERNRISRDLHDNIGHSLTTLISLTEALKISNQKNTEKSKEIIEKINMLSRTSLKELRDAVSGMLTSNTEFETFKDALTQITDKFSYAGINVDIMFDEDSKSLNKKYFNELYLICKESITNAVKHGNAKSIKLIFQKSDASLRLFIFDDGKGCKSIKKGMGLKGIEERVQSLSGRVIFGSDGEKGFNIHIDIPFVGGKND; this comes from the coding sequence ATGGGTTTTGATAGTGTTTTATATTTATTAACTTCAATAATAGCACTGTCTGTTTTATTGTTTTACTTGGTATATGGAAAGAGCTGTCCCCTCTTAAAGAGCTTTATATTTTTGCTTCTGACGGTATTAATATGGTCGTTCGGTCTTTTTCTTGAAGAAATCATAGCAGATAGAAAAACTGATTGGTATATACTTAAGTTCTATTATTCAGGTATATGTTTTATTGGATATGCCTGGCTTATTTTTGTGCTGTACTACATAAATAACAAATATGTCAGCAAAGCGTCTGTAAAAATATTGCTTTCATTAATACCTCTTACCTCATATTTTATGCTTCTTTCAAATGAGATACATGGCTTATTCTACCGAGTAGATGGAACAAATTACAGATTTTCTGTATTTTTCTGGATAATTTATTTGTATTCACTAATATGTGTAATACTTGGTAACACCCTGCTTATTAAGCATTCGGTGAAATACAAAGGAATAAAAAAGCTTCATTTCATCATCTTGATTCTCTCAGCGTTAATACCTCTTCTTTTTAATATTGTTTTTATGATGTTAAAGTTAAAAACTGAAATAACGCCATTCAGTTTCATAATTGCTCTTGTTATTCTGACCTTTGCTTCTTTAAAATACAGGTTTTTAGATATTGAATCCCTTGCACTGAAAAACTATATATCCCAATTGCCTGATGCATTCCTCCTATTAAATCACAATTTTGAAATTGAAAGTTATAATAATTCCTTTAAAGGTATCATTGATACTGATAAGTTAAATGGACACGAAGATTTTAAAAATATTTTGGACACTATAGACAAAAATTCCTATAGTACTGAAGAGCAAAAAAAGATTCTATCATATTTAAAGAATCGAGAATTTAAAAGGATGACAGGTGAGGTAATTTTTAAAAAAAATGAAGTTACGACTTACGAGATCAATATCATGCCTTTAACGAACAAAAGGGGTAGTTTTATAGGATTAATTATTTCATTTCACAATGTGCAAAAATATAAGGACCTATTAAATGATATTAACGACAGGAATATTGAATTAAACGCTATAAATGACCAATTGACAGAGTACGCCCAAAAGGTTGAAGAGCTTTCAATATTAAAAGAAAGAAATAGGATATCCAGAGATTTACATGACAATATCGGGCATTCGCTTACTACTCTTATTTCATTGACTGAAGCCCTCAAAATATCAAATCAAAAAAACACGGAAAAATCAAAAGAAATAATTGAGAAAATCAATATGTTATCCAGGACATCATTGAAAGAGCTTCGAGATGCCGTATCAGGTATGCTGACCTCAAACACAGAGTTTGAGACTTTTAAGGATGCATTAACCCAAATAACTGATAAATTCAGCTATGCAGGTATCAATGTAGATATTATGTTTGATGAGGATTCCAAAAGTCTGAACAAAAAATATTTTAATGAGTTATATCTAATCTGCAAAGAATCTATAACAAACGCTGTTAAACACGGCAATGCCAAATCAATAAAATTAATTTTTCAAAAGTCTGATGCCTCTCTAAGGCTTTTCATTTTCGATGATGGAAAAGGATGTAAAAGTATAAAAAAGGGCATGGGCCTTAAGGGAATTGAAGAAAGAGTTCAAAGCCTTTCTGGAAGAGTAATATTTGGCTCAGATGGAGAAAAAGGTTTTAACATACATATTGATATACCTTTTGTAGGGGGTAAAAATGATTAA
- a CDS encoding response regulator transcription factor, whose protein sequence is MIKIIIADDMIIFRDSLKYLLENQECIEVVACADNGEEAFKLCKKHKPDIVLMDIVMPVCDGILGTKLIKDSFPMIKVLVLTTLDDEEKVRKAISCGADSYVLKDTTPFELVNIIKSLYNGYTIIQKNVFDSVIRDNSIFDKNTPENANLCSKLTARELTAIKLVVDGKSYKEIAGELYITEGSARNLIVHILTKLNLTDRIQLAVFAVRNKLA, encoded by the coding sequence ATGATTAAAATAATAATTGCAGACGATATGATAATATTTCGCGATTCACTTAAATATTTGCTGGAAAACCAGGAATGCATTGAAGTCGTGGCATGTGCCGATAATGGTGAAGAGGCTTTTAAGCTATGCAAGAAGCATAAGCCTGACATTGTACTTATGGATATAGTCATGCCGGTGTGTGATGGTATTTTGGGTACAAAGCTAATAAAGGACTCGTTTCCGATGATAAAAGTACTAGTTTTGACAACCCTTGATGATGAAGAAAAAGTTAGAAAAGCCATATCTTGTGGGGCTGACAGCTATGTACTTAAAGATACCACTCCCTTTGAACTGGTAAATATAATAAAAAGCCTTTACAATGGCTATACCATAATTCAAAAAAACGTTTTTGATTCGGTAATCAGAGACAATAGCATATTTGATAAAAATACACCAGAAAATGCAAACCTATGCAGTAAGTTAACTGCCAGAGAGCTGACAGCAATAAAACTTGTTGTTGATGGCAAAAGCTACAAGGAAATTGCAGGTGAACTTTATATAACTGAAGGAAGTGCCCGTAATCTTATAGTGCATATACTCACCAAGCTTAATTTAACCGATAGGATTCAGCTTGCAGTTTTTGCAGTACGTAATAAGTTAGCCTAG
- a CDS encoding discoidin domain-containing protein — MNFKFKKVMSFLIAAVLLLCQSVYFDLEAFAEANVYEVEGSNLTQNGIARATASISDDAWGTTADKAIDGKYSNWTQQWCSGGNTTEKWLQVDLGKNYLINRYVLRHAEPYEPGRGVVKNFKIQSSFDGQSWKDVDAVSNNSSGITDKVVSSFAARYVRVYILNPDGGNICERIYEFELYYNSKYANQNALVVEGSNLTQNGIAKATASVSDDIWGTTADKAIDGKYSDWTQQWCSGGNTTAKWLKVDLGKNYLINRYVLRHAEPYEPGRGVTKNFKIQKSLDGQNWVDVDVVVDNTDGVNDKVLSTFAARYVRVDIQMPPSSATCERIYEFELYYHSKYNIDNDNPNYKKYIYNYGNKVNAKYVNPDVNIAQKYTGVTSSKNVSSNYELPYMAVNGTVSGIGDKWCSGYGGGKNQWLMLDLGNYYYIDRWKVVNGKQFDSRMFTKNYKLQYKDENGKWVDASGVYNNTSGSTDITLNGQIIARFVRLYVVEGDFDDATRIHEFQLYNSRGYVPMPGDVLLTTEAGGPAYQHAGIVKDSKNTIEADGSGINDSCDIEKWTNPSRTYGANIRVMRIKNSSYDNAVAARDYAMRQIGKSYLIPNPFSYKGYDREDKFYCTSLAHFSWRSVGYSLDSTYEYGILTVGDLHSDPDTYDVYENGKFDPSAINTFSKLWDDTCEYIIEKGEYVVAMTKNGIEYIYKKTSDGLMYVGRKVNGVIECIGDATYEVINTVTTQAAQTYVNSIKNVVPPTIIPDGDDDEWDLLKFFGW; from the coding sequence ATGAATTTTAAGTTTAAAAAAGTAATGTCTTTTTTAATTGCAGCTGTGCTACTTCTTTGCCAGTCTGTTTATTTTGATTTGGAAGCTTTTGCAGAGGCTAATGTCTATGAAGTTGAAGGGTCTAACCTTACTCAGAATGGAATAGCAAGAGCAACAGCAAGCATAAGTGACGATGCTTGGGGAACAACTGCAGACAAAGCAATAGATGGTAAATACAGCAATTGGACACAGCAGTGGTGCAGCGGGGGTAATACTACAGAAAAATGGCTGCAAGTAGACCTTGGTAAAAACTACCTCATAAACAGGTATGTACTTCGTCATGCAGAACCCTATGAACCTGGAAGAGGAGTTGTCAAGAACTTCAAAATTCAAAGCAGTTTCGACGGACAATCATGGAAAGATGTAGATGCAGTTTCAAACAACAGCAGCGGAATAACAGATAAGGTAGTATCTTCATTCGCGGCAAGGTATGTAAGGGTTTATATTTTAAATCCTGACGGCGGTAACATATGTGAAAGAATTTATGAATTTGAATTGTACTATAATTCAAAATATGCAAACCAGAATGCTTTGGTGGTTGAAGGGTCAAACCTTACTCAAAATGGAATTGCAAAGGCAACTGCAAGCGTAAGTGATGATATATGGGGCACAACTGCGGATAAAGCAATAGACGGTAAATACAGCGATTGGACCCAGCAGTGGTGCAGCGGAGGAAACACTACTGCAAAATGGTTAAAAGTAGACCTTGGAAAAAATTATCTTATAAACAGGTATGTACTTCGTCATGCAGAGCCTTACGAGCCTGGAAGAGGAGTTACCAAAAACTTTAAAATTCAAAAAAGTCTCGATGGCCAGAACTGGGTTGATGTGGATGTGGTTGTGGACAATACTGACGGAGTTAACGATAAAGTTTTATCCACGTTTGCAGCAAGGTATGTGCGTGTAGACATCCAGATGCCTCCAAGCAGTGCAACCTGTGAAAGAATCTACGAGTTTGAATTATATTATCATTCAAAATATAACATTGACAACGATAATCCAAATTATAAAAAATACATTTATAATTATGGGAATAAAGTAAATGCAAAATATGTAAATCCCGATGTAAATATTGCACAGAAATATACCGGCGTAACATCAAGCAAAAATGTTTCGTCTAATTACGAACTTCCATATATGGCAGTAAACGGAACGGTTTCAGGCATTGGAGACAAATGGTGCTCTGGCTACGGAGGTGGAAAAAATCAATGGCTTATGCTTGATTTGGGAAACTACTATTATATTGATCGTTGGAAAGTTGTAAATGGAAAGCAATTCGATTCTAGGATGTTTACTAAAAACTATAAGCTCCAGTATAAGGATGAGAACGGTAAATGGGTGGATGCTTCAGGCGTTTACAATAATACAAGCGGAAGTACCGACATTACACTAAACGGTCAGATTATTGCAAGGTTTGTAAGACTTTATGTTGTTGAGGGAGATTTTGATGATGCAACTAGAATACATGAGTTCCAATTATACAACTCAAGAGGATATGTTCCGATGCCGGGAGATGTTCTTCTTACTACAGAAGCCGGCGGGCCTGCATATCAGCATGCCGGTATAGTAAAGGATTCAAAAAACACCATAGAAGCAGATGGCAGCGGTATAAACGATTCATGTGACATTGAAAAATGGACAAACCCCAGTAGGACATATGGAGCAAATATACGTGTTATGAGAATCAAGAATTCAAGCTATGATAATGCAGTTGCAGCAAGAGATTATGCAATGAGACAGATTGGTAAGAGTTACCTTATACCCAATCCATTTTCATACAAAGGATATGACAGGGAAGATAAATTTTATTGCACCTCCCTTGCACATTTTTCATGGAGAAGTGTCGGGTATTCACTGGACAGCACTTATGAGTACGGCATTTTAACAGTTGGTGACCTCCACTCCGATCCTGATACCTATGATGTTTATGAAAACGGAAAATTTGACCCATCAGCTATAAATACATTCTCAAAGCTGTGGGATGATACTTGCGAGTATATCATTGAAAAGGGAGAATATGTTGTTGCAATGACCAAAAACGGTATAGAATATATTTATAAAAAAACTTCCGATGGCTTGATGTATGTGGGAAGAAAAGTTAATGGCGTTATCGAATGTATTGGTGATGCCACATATGAAGTAATCAATACCGTAACTACACAAGCTGCCCAAACCTACGTAAATTCAATAAAAAATGTAGTTCCTCCCACTATTATACCTGATGGTGATGACGATGAGTGGGATTTGCTAAAATTTTTTGGTTGGTAA